The Microbacterium horticulturae region CACTGTACCACCCTTGAAGTCCACGGCGAGCATCAGAGACTCCCAGGGCGTGTTGGTGAGGGATGCCGCGAGACGGGCCGCCTCGAGGCGACGGCCGGGTCCGTCGGCCATGACGAGAACGCTGGGCCCAGCCCCCGACAAGACGGCGGCGAACCCTGCCTGACGCAGGCCGCGCACCAGGGTGTCGGTGTCGGGCATCGCCTGCGCACGGTAGTTCTGGTGCAGCTTGTCGTCGGTGGCGGCCAGCAGCAGCTCAGGGCTCTGCGTCAGCGCCGCGATCAGCAGCGCGGACCGGGACACGTTGAAGACGGCGTCCTCGCGGGTGACCTGGAGCGGCGTGAGCTCCCGCGAGATGCGCGTGGGCATCGTCGACTCGGGGACGAACACCACCGGCGAGACGCCGCGATGCACGAGCAGCTTCTTGTACTGCGGCCCGTTCTCATCCATCCAGGCGATCGTGAGCCCGCCGAACAGTGCCGGGGCGACGTTGTCGGGGTGGCCCT contains the following coding sequences:
- the thrB gene encoding homoserine kinase, which codes for MRTAPPSPAAVPGRAVAVRVPATSANLGPGFDTLGLALSLYDELVVTALEEGEVQVDVEGPGADLVPRDASNLVIRAIAYAFESVGRRMPGIALTQRIVIPHGRGLGSSGAAVVAGLLAARGLLAGDVEFGPSLLLRLATELEGHPDNVAPALFGGLTIAWMDENGPQYKKLLVHRGVSPVVFVPESTMPTRISRELTPLQVTREDAVFNVSRSALLIAALTQSPELLLAATDDKLHQNYRAQAMPDTDTLVRGLRQAGFAAVLSGAGPSVLVMADGPGRRLEAARLAASLTNTPWESLMLAVDFKGGTVREYTEGASQPVSSAT